In Gemmobacter sp. 24YEA27, a genomic segment contains:
- a CDS encoding NADP-dependent isocitrate dehydrogenase: MTRIKVANPVVELDGDEMTRIIWDFIKQKLILPYLDIDLKYYDLGIEERDRTADQVTVDAAHAIQKYGVGVKCATITPDEARVEEFGLKQMWKSPNGTIRNILGGVIFREPIICKNVPRLVPGWTKPIVVGRHAFGDQYKATDFRFPGPGRITMKFVGEDGTTQEYDVFDAPAAGVAMGMYNLDQSIIDFARSSFNYGLIKGWPVYLSTKNTILKAYDGRFKDLFAQVYAEEFEEKFKAKGIHYEHRLIDDMVASALKWSGGYIWACKNYDGDVQSDTVAQGFGSLGLMTSILLTPDGQTVEAEAAHGTVTRHFRQHQAGKQTSTNSIASIFAWTGGLKHRAKLDDNPQLTRFAETLEQVCVRTVEDGFMTKDLALLVGPDQKWLTTMGYLEKVDEYLNRALAG, translated from the coding sequence ATGACCAGGATCAAGGTGGCCAACCCGGTGGTGGAACTTGACGGCGATGAGATGACCCGGATCATCTGGGATTTCATCAAGCAAAAGCTGATCCTCCCCTATCTCGATATCGACCTGAAATATTACGATCTGGGCATCGAAGAACGCGACCGCACCGCAGACCAGGTGACCGTTGACGCAGCCCATGCCATTCAGAAATACGGCGTCGGCGTCAAATGCGCGACGATCACCCCCGATGAGGCGCGGGTCGAGGAGTTTGGCCTGAAGCAGATGTGGAAAAGCCCTAACGGCACCATCCGCAACATCCTGGGCGGCGTGATCTTCCGCGAGCCGATCATCTGCAAAAACGTGCCGCGTCTCGTGCCGGGCTGGACGAAACCCATCGTGGTCGGCCGCCATGCCTTCGGCGACCAGTATAAGGCGACAGATTTCCGCTTCCCCGGCCCCGGCAGGATCACGATGAAATTCGTGGGCGAAGACGGCACCACCCAGGAATATGACGTCTTTGACGCCCCCGCCGCAGGCGTCGCGATGGGGATGTACAACCTCGACCAGTCGATCATCGACTTCGCGCGGTCCTCGTTCAATTACGGGCTGATCAAGGGCTGGCCGGTCTATCTCTCCACCAAGAACACCATCCTCAAAGCCTATGACGGTCGCTTCAAGGATCTCTTTGCCCAGGTCTATGCCGAGGAATTTGAAGAGAAGTTCAAAGCCAAAGGCATCCATTACGAGCACCGCCTCATCGACGATATGGTGGCTTCGGCGCTGAAATGGTCGGGCGGCTATATCTGGGCCTGCAAGAATTATGACGGCGATGTGCAATCCGACACTGTAGCGCAGGGTTTCGGCTCGCTCGGTCTGATGACCTCGATCCTTCTCACGCCGGATGGCCAGACCGTCGAGGCCGAGGCCGCACATGGCACCGTCACCCGCCACTTCCGCCAGCACCAGGCCGGCAAGCAGACCTCGACCAATTCCATCGCCTCGATCTTTGCCTGGACCGGCGGGCTGAAACACCGCGCGAAACTAGACGACAATCCGCAGCTGACGCGGTTTGCCGAAACGTTGGAACAGGTCTGCGTCCGCACCGTCGAAGACGGGTTCATGACCAAGGATCTGGCGCTGCTGGTCGGGCCGGATCAGAAATGGCTGACCACGATGGGCTATCTGGAAAAGGTTGATGAGTATCTGAACAGGGCGCTTGCCGGCTGA
- a CDS encoding alpha/beta hydrolase: protein MPEVIFAGPDGRLEGRYHAQKERDAPIAIVLHPHPAYGGTMNNKVTYNLHYAFYNLGFNVLRFNFRGVGRSQGEYDQGIGELSDAASALDYLQSMNQNAKHCWVAGFSFGAWIGMQLLMRRPEITGFISVAPPANLYDFSFLAPCPSSGLVINGTADKVAPPKDTRTLVGKLHEQKGITITHTEVEGADHFFKDEDAHMKPMIETVSDYVRRRMTESTR from the coding sequence ATGCCCGAAGTTATCTTTGCCGGCCCCGATGGACGTCTCGAGGGACGCTACCATGCACAGAAGGAACGCGACGCTCCGATCGCCATCGTTCTGCATCCGCATCCCGCCTATGGCGGCACGATGAACAATAAGGTTACCTATAACCTGCATTACGCCTTCTACAATCTGGGCTTCAATGTGCTGCGGTTCAATTTCCGCGGCGTCGGGCGCAGCCAGGGCGAATATGATCAGGGCATCGGCGAGCTGTCGGATGCGGCCTCGGCGCTCGACTACCTGCAGTCGATGAACCAGAATGCGAAACATTGCTGGGTCGCGGGCTTCTCCTTCGGTGCCTGGATCGGCATGCAGCTTCTGATGCGCCGCCCCGAGATCACCGGCTTTATCTCGGTGGCACCGCCCGCGAACCTTTACGATTTCAGCTTCCTCGCCCCCTGCCCTTCATCAGGCCTCGTGATCAACGGCACCGCCGATAAAGTGGCCCCGCCGAAAGACACCCGCACCCTCGTCGGCAAGCTGCACGAGCAAAAGGGCATCACGATCACCCATACCGAGGTCGAAGGCGCCGATCACTTCTTCAAGGATGAAGACGCGCATATGAAGCCAATGATCGAGACGGTTTCGGATTACGTCAGGCGCCGCATGACCGAAAGCACCCGCTGA
- the map gene encoding type I methionyl aminopeptidase: MTITHQDELESLRHIGRIVANTMLAMARAMEPGMTTLELDEIGTGLLEREGAVSAPRSAYDFPGATCISVNEEIAHGIPGPRVLAAGDLVNIDVSASKDGFFADTGASWQLQPEREALSRLCREGRRAMETGINEVRAGKPLAGIGNAIGKFAQKRGYTLIRNLASHGIGRSLHEEPTEIATWPTRGDRRRIEKGLVLTVEPFLSTGGLWADAGEDGWTLYSAPMAPVVQYEHTVVATGSQAIILTLPG, translated from the coding sequence ATGACGATCACCCATCAGGACGAGCTTGAAAGCCTGCGCCATATCGGCCGCATCGTCGCCAATACCATGCTTGCCATGGCCAGAGCGATGGAGCCGGGCATGACCACGCTTGAACTCGACGAGATCGGGACCGGGCTGCTCGAACGCGAGGGCGCGGTCTCGGCACCGCGCAGCGCTTACGATTTCCCCGGCGCCACCTGTATCAGCGTCAATGAGGAAATCGCCCATGGCATCCCCGGCCCCCGCGTGCTCGCCGCCGGAGACCTCGTCAATATCGATGTCTCGGCCTCGAAAGACGGGTTCTTCGCCGATACCGGGGCAAGCTGGCAGCTGCAGCCAGAGCGTGAGGCGCTGAGCCGGCTTTGCCGCGAGGGGCGCCGTGCGATGGAGACCGGCATCAACGAGGTCCGCGCCGGCAAACCCCTCGCAGGCATCGGTAACGCCATTGGCAAATTCGCACAGAAACGCGGCTATACGCTGATCCGCAATCTCGCGAGCCACGGCATCGGCCGCAGCCTGCATGAAGAACCGACCGAAATTGCCACCTGGCCGACCCGCGGCGACCGCCGCCGTATCGAAAAGGGCCTCGTCCTGACGGTCGAGCCGTTCCTCTCGACCGGCGGTCTTTGGGCCGATGCCGGCGAGGATGGCTGGACGCTCTACAGCGCGCCGATGGCGCCGGTGGTGCAATATGAACATACTGTGGTGGCAACCGGATCACAGGCCATCATCCTCACCCTGCCCGGCTGA
- a CDS encoding Rrf2 family transcriptional regulator, giving the protein MKLSTKGRYAMVALADLAMSEAKAKLALAKAGGEAAEVEDLVALAEISKRQDISLPYLEQLFVKLRRAGLVDAVRGPGGGYRLARSPDSIRVSEVLQAVDETVDAMHTGAGATGGSSGTRAQSLTNRLWQSLSANVYVFLHQARLSDVIGNEMTPCPAVPNLFRVVDEE; this is encoded by the coding sequence ATGAAGCTGTCGACGAAGGGCCGGTATGCGATGGTGGCGCTTGCCGATCTCGCAATGAGTGAGGCGAAGGCGAAACTCGCGCTGGCAAAGGCAGGCGGGGAGGCGGCGGAAGTTGAGGATCTGGTGGCTTTGGCCGAGATCTCGAAACGCCAGGACATTTCGCTGCCCTATCTGGAGCAGCTTTTCGTCAAGCTGCGCCGGGCCGGACTGGTGGACGCAGTGCGCGGCCCGGGTGGCGGCTACCGGCTGGCGCGATCACCGGATTCGATCCGGGTGAGCGAGGTCTTGCAGGCGGTCGATGAGACGGTCGATGCGATGCATACCGGCGCGGGCGCCACGGGGGGCTCGTCGGGCACGCGGGCACAGTCGCTGACCAACCGGCTCTGGCAGAGCCTTTCGGCCAATGTCTATGTGTTTTTGCACCAGGCACGGCTTTCGGATGTGATCGGCAATGAGATGACGCCCTGTCCGGCAGTGCCGAACCTGTTCCGGGTGGTGGATGAGGAATGA
- a CDS encoding Hint domain-containing protein has translation MIAGATQNLVTFYGQSSEGESLAIALPVDADGKVSAAYPGMLTATSWLWEPNEFALPFSSIPCFVSGTLIRTPEGDLPIDDLRAGSLVMTRDHGPQVLRWIGTVTLTEADLRRAPALRPVVIAPGHSGRACPWRSFGFPRSIACFCARKSPRGCLAQRKC, from the coding sequence GTGATTGCCGGTGCCACACAAAATCTGGTGACGTTCTACGGCCAGAGCAGCGAAGGCGAGTCGCTGGCGATCGCCCTTCCGGTCGATGCGGATGGCAAGGTCTCTGCGGCCTATCCCGGCATGCTTACAGCAACCAGCTGGTTGTGGGAGCCAAATGAATTCGCCCTGCCATTCTCTTCGATTCCCTGCTTTGTTTCCGGCACCCTGATCCGCACGCCCGAAGGTGACCTCCCGATCGATGACCTGCGGGCCGGAAGCCTGGTCATGACCCGGGATCATGGCCCCCAGGTATTGCGCTGGATCGGCACCGTCACCCTGACCGAGGCAGATCTGCGCCGCGCCCCTGCTCTGCGCCCGGTCGTCATCGCCCCCGGGCACTCGGGCCGGGCGTGCCCCTGGCGGAGCTTCGGCTTTCCCCGCAGCATCGCGTGCTTCTGCGCTCGAAAATCGCCGCGCGGATGTTTGGCGCAGAGGAAATGCTGA
- a CDS encoding HD domain-containing protein: MDTPLSPPAAPAPPATHPRLDAQFAFLNEADRLKSVLRATTLCDGSRRENSGEHSWHLALYAMVLADQAPEGVQIDRVIRMLLLHDLVEIDTGDVPIHSANGAAHASEHTVLAEQRAAGRIFGLLPPDQALAFRALWDEFEAAETPDAVFAKSLDRVQPVLANLQSGGGTWTTYNVTWDQLVARVGQKIARGAPGIWTWVSQKAKAWFAP, encoded by the coding sequence ATGGATACCCCGCTCAGCCCCCCCGCCGCGCCTGCACCGCCCGCCACCCATCCGCGTCTCGACGCCCAGTTCGCCTTTCTGAACGAGGCCGACCGGCTGAAATCGGTGCTGCGTGCCACCACGCTGTGCGACGGATCGAGGCGCGAGAATTCAGGCGAGCATTCCTGGCATCTGGCGCTTTACGCCATGGTTCTGGCGGATCAGGCGCCCGAAGGCGTGCAGATCGACCGCGTCATCCGCATGTTGCTCCTGCATGATCTGGTCGAGATCGACACCGGCGATGTGCCGATCCATTCCGCGAACGGCGCCGCCCATGCCAGCGAGCACACCGTCCTTGCCGAACAGCGCGCGGCCGGGCGCATCTTCGGCCTCCTGCCGCCTGACCAGGCATTGGCCTTCCGCGCGCTCTGGGATGAATTCGAGGCGGCTGAGACCCCGGATGCCGTCTTCGCCAAATCCCTCGACCGGGTGCAGCCGGTCCTTGCCAATCTGCAATCCGGCGGCGGCACCTGGACCACCTATAACGTCACCTGGGACCAGCTTGTCGCCCGGGTCGGCCAGAAAATCGCGCGCGGTGCGCCCGGGATATGGACCTGGGTCAGCCAGAAGGCCAAAGCCTGGTTCGCGCCCTGA
- a CDS encoding Hint domain-containing protein, with protein sequence MAAGTGPVTYLHLMFDQHEFLFSNGAEAESLYLGTEATKALPVAALQEILALFPGLRPGAPGLPAPS encoded by the coding sequence GTGGCCGCCGGGACCGGTCCGGTCACCTATCTGCATCTGATGTTCGATCAGCATGAGTTTCTGTTCTCAAACGGCGCGGAAGCCGAAAGCCTCTATCTCGGGACGGAAGCGACAAAGGCCTTGCCCGTCGCCGCCCTGCAGGAAATCCTGGCATTGTTTCCCGGCCTCCGCCCCGGCGCCCCAGGCCTGCCCGCCCCTTCCTGA